From Alosa sapidissima isolate fAloSap1 chromosome 7, fAloSap1.pri, whole genome shotgun sequence, the proteins below share one genomic window:
- the LOC121713690 gene encoding thyrotropin subunit beta, translating into MISQHLLIFSRHSLFGLASALCTKMQRMGLTLSTNSIFCLQFGVLMGCGCFMTNITLYVNMHECGHCMAVNTTICSGLCHTQDTNLRGSVGKHFLTQRGCVQRSVDYQAAKMPGCPTGTDPLFFYPVARQCHCAKCNTKRMECVHVTRRNTNRCSKHLRPV; encoded by the exons ATGATATCTCAGCATCTTCTGATTTTTTCCAGGCATTCTTTGTTTGGTCTAGCATCTGCATTGTGCACTAAGATGCAGAGGATGGGCTTAACATTGTCTACAAACTCAATCTTCTGTTTACAATTTGGAGTGCTCATGGGCTGTGGGTGCTTTATGACGAACATCACCCTATATGTGAACATGCATGAATGTGGGCATTGCATGGCTGTCAACACCACCATCTGCAGCGGCCTTTGCCACACCCAG GACACCAACCTGAGGGGGTCTGTGGGCAAGCACTTCTTGACCCAGCGAGGCTGCGTACAACGCTCCGTGGACTACCAAGCGGCTAAGATGCCCGGCTGCCCCACTGGCACTGATCCCTTGTTCTTCTACCCTGTGGCCCGACAATGCCACTGTGCTAAATGCAACACCAAAAGAATGGAGTGTGTCCATGTGACCAGGAGAAATACTAATCGCTGCTCAAAGCACTTGCGCCCTGTCTGA
- the slc25a55b gene encoding solute carrier family 25 member 55b, with the protein MSQQQISLPAKLINGGVAGMAGVTCVFPIDLAKTRLQNQRSGQQVYRNMMDCLIKTVRSEGYFGMYRGAAVNLTLVTPEKAIKLAANDFFRHKLSQDGSKLTVLKEMLAGCGAGMCQVIITTPMEMLKIQLQDAGRLAAQQRKLTVLPAMKLGAGNAVLSCSYGGGPAPMLRTSATQITQELLRTRGIQGLYTGLGATLMRDIPFSVVYFPLFAHLNRLGQPSEMENAPFYWSFISGCAAGCTAAVAVNPCDVIKTRLQSLKKSTSEETYSGVVDCVSKIMQKEGPGAFLKGASCRALIIAPLFGIVQVVYFIGVGEFVLGQSPFNLYSS; encoded by the exons ATGTCTCAACAACAAATCAG CCTGCCCGCCAAACTCATCAATGGTGGTGTTGCTGGTATGGCTGGCGTGACCTGTGTGTTTCCTATCGACCTGGCCAAGACCCGGCTCCAGAATCAGAGGAGTGGCCAGCAGGTCTACAGGAACAT GATGGATTGCCTCATCAAGACTGTCAGATCAGAGGGATACTTTGGAATGTACAGAG GTGCAGCAGTCAATCTTACCTTGGTTACACCAGAGAAAGCAATCAAACTGGCAGCTAATGACTTCTTCCGCCACAAGCTTAGCCAGGATGG GTCCAAGCTTACTGTATTGAAGGAAATGTTGGCTGGGTGTGGTGCAGGGATGTGTCAAGTGATCATAACTACTCCAATGGAGATGCTGAAGATTCAACTTCAGGATGCAGGCAGACTCG CTGCGCAGCAGAGGAAGTTGACGGTACTCCCTGCCATGAAGCTGGGGGCTGGTAACGCTGTGCTCAGCTGCTCCTACGGTGGGGGCCCAGCGCCGATGCTCAGGACCTCCGCCACACAGATCACCCAGGAGTTGCTGCGCACGCGGGGGATACAGGGGCTCTACACGGGCCTGGGAGCCACACTCATGAG AGACATTCCCTTCTCAGTGGTTTACTTCCCCCTCTTTGCTCATCTGAATCGTCTCGGACAACCATCGGAGATGGAAAATGCGCCATTTTATTGGTCCTTTATCTCTGGCTGTGCGGCAGGTTGTACAGCCGCTGTGGCTGTAAACCCGTGTGATG TCATCAAGACCAGACTGCAATCTTTGAAGAAGAGTACATCTGAGGAGACCTACAGTGGAGTGGTGGATTGTGTAAG TAAGATCATGCAGAAGGAGGGGCCAGGCGCCTTTCTGAAAGGCGCTAGCTGCAGAGCGCTAATCATCGCGCCACTCTTCGGCATCGTACAAGTTGTGTACTTCATCGGCGTTGGGGAGTTCGTCCTgggccaaagtccttttaacCTCTACTCTTCCTAG
- the tspan2b gene encoding CD9 antigen, producing the protein MGKVEGGMKCVKYLLFIFNFIFWMMGSLVLAVGLWLRLDPEVISLLSDDRAPDTFFIGVYILIAAGGLVMLVGFFGCCGAVRESQCLLGLFFASLLIIFGAEVAAGVFGFLSKDKIIEDIQNYYTMSLNENNNSTMSDYSKVLGCCGTQSSPCSDSTGDTKTCDVAISEFFNSKLFIVGYVGIGIAGVMIIGMIFSMVLCCAIRNSREVI; encoded by the exons ATGGGGAAAGTTGAAGGAGGAATGAAATGCGTAAAATATCTTCTTTTTATATTCAACTTCATATTTTGG ATGATGGGCTCTCTGGTCCTGGCCGTGGGTCTGTGGCTGAGGCTGGACCCAGAGGTGATCTCACTGCTCAGTGATGATAGAGCCCCAGACACCTTCTTCATCG GTGTGTACATCCTGATTGCTGCTGGAGGCCTGGTGATGCTTGTGGGCTTCTTTGGGTGCTGTGGGGCCGTCAGGGAATCCCAGTGCCTTCTGGGTCTG TTTTTTGCTAGTCTCCTGATCATCTTTGGAGCTGAGGTGGCTGCAGGTGTGTTTGGATTCTTGAGCAAAGACAAG ATCATTGAGGACATTCAGAATTACTACACAATGTCCCTCaatgaaaacaacaacagcacaatGAGTGATTACAGCAAAGTT CTGGGCTGCTGTGGTACCCAGAGTTCCCCATGTTCAGACAGCACTGGCGACACTAAG ACCTGTGATGTGGCCATCAGTGAGTTTTTTAACAGTAAACTCTTCATTGTGGGATACGTTGGAATAGGAATCGCTGGTGTTATG ATTATTGGCATGATCTTCAGCATGGTTCTGTGCTGTGCCATACGGAACAGCAGAGAGGTGATCTAA